A part of Myxococcus landrumus genomic DNA contains:
- a CDS encoding M3 family metallopeptidase, protein MPETPVPDAVRLITCPPDEFRRSGETAMETTRAGIARLKTLKAPFDVGQVLELYDESMAALENAGARASVVRHSHPEAAMREAAEAAEQAVETLSTDIHMDRGVYDVLAAQDLSGQDAQTRKWMEKVLRDFRRSGVDRDDATRARVKDLNEELVRIGQEFSRNMLQDTRTVSLPPSALDGLPDDYVRAHAPGADGTVTITTDYPDIIPFMTYSRDAKAREQMWRTFRQRGYPSNTDVLQRMVARRHELATLLGYRNYAAYATEDKMIRNEDAAADFITRVANASGARMQRDYGLLLERKRKDTPDAARVDPWDQAYLEDRIKAEQYAFDSQAVRPYFEYSRVKQGMLDLTARMFGVSYRQVKDATVWHPDVEAYDVLEDGVLKGRFYLDMHPRADKYKHAAQFTLTSGKAGHRLPEGVLMCNFPKPGTEPALLQHDDVETFLHEFGHLLHHIFGGHTRWSGVSGVRTEWDFVEAPSQMLEEWARDAASLRTFAKHYQTGELLPEEMVTSLRRADEFGKGLWVRQQMFYAALSLELYRRDPKGLDATALVRELQGKYTPFPYVEDTYFHLSFGHLEGYSSNYYTYMWSLVIAKDLFTVFQAKGLLSPEPAKAYRRAVLEPGGSDDAARLVHAFLGRDYDYTAYEAWLNKAA, encoded by the coding sequence AACGCCGGAGCGCGCGCGAGCGTCGTGCGCCACTCGCACCCCGAGGCCGCCATGCGCGAGGCCGCCGAGGCCGCCGAGCAGGCCGTGGAGACGCTCTCCACCGACATCCACATGGACCGGGGCGTGTACGACGTGCTCGCCGCGCAGGACCTCTCGGGCCAGGACGCGCAGACGCGCAAGTGGATGGAGAAGGTGCTGCGCGACTTCCGCCGCTCGGGTGTGGACCGGGACGACGCGACGCGGGCGCGGGTGAAGGACCTGAACGAGGAACTGGTCCGCATCGGCCAGGAGTTCAGCCGCAACATGCTCCAGGACACGCGCACGGTGTCCCTGCCTCCCTCCGCGCTGGACGGGCTGCCGGACGACTACGTCCGAGCCCACGCCCCGGGCGCGGACGGGACGGTGACCATCACCACGGACTATCCGGATATCATCCCCTTCATGACGTACTCGCGCGACGCGAAGGCGCGAGAGCAGATGTGGCGCACGTTCCGCCAGCGGGGCTACCCCAGCAACACGGACGTGCTCCAGCGCATGGTGGCGCGCCGTCACGAGCTGGCCACGTTGCTGGGCTACCGCAACTACGCGGCCTACGCGACGGAGGACAAGATGATCCGCAACGAGGACGCCGCCGCGGACTTCATCACCCGCGTCGCGAATGCCTCGGGTGCGCGCATGCAGCGCGACTACGGGCTCCTGCTGGAGCGCAAGCGCAAGGACACGCCCGACGCCGCGCGCGTGGACCCGTGGGACCAGGCGTATCTGGAGGACCGCATCAAGGCGGAGCAGTACGCCTTCGACTCGCAGGCGGTGCGTCCGTACTTCGAATACTCGCGCGTGAAGCAGGGGATGCTGGACCTGACGGCCCGCATGTTCGGCGTGTCCTACCGCCAGGTGAAGGACGCCACGGTGTGGCACCCCGATGTGGAGGCGTACGACGTGCTGGAGGACGGCGTGTTGAAGGGCCGTTTCTACCTGGACATGCACCCGCGCGCGGACAAGTACAAGCACGCGGCGCAGTTCACGCTCACCAGCGGCAAGGCCGGGCACCGGCTGCCGGAGGGCGTGCTGATGTGCAACTTCCCCAAGCCCGGCACCGAGCCCGCGCTGCTCCAGCATGACGACGTGGAGACGTTCCTCCACGAGTTCGGCCACCTGCTGCACCACATCTTCGGCGGCCACACGCGCTGGTCCGGCGTGTCGGGCGTGCGCACGGAGTGGGACTTCGTGGAGGCGCCGTCGCAGATGCTGGAGGAGTGGGCGCGCGACGCGGCCAGCCTGCGGACGTTCGCGAAGCACTACCAGACGGGCGAATTGCTCCCCGAGGAGATGGTGACGAGCCTTCGCCGCGCGGACGAGTTCGGCAAGGGGCTGTGGGTGCGCCAGCAGATGTTCTACGCGGCGCTCAGCCTGGAGCTCTATCGCCGGGACCCGAAGGGGCTGGACGCCACCGCGCTGGTGCGTGAGCTTCAGGGCAAGTACACGCCGTTCCCCTACGTGGAGGACACGTACTTCCACCTGTCCTTCGGGCACCTGGAGGGGTACTCGTCGAACTACTACACGTATATGTGGTCGCTGGTCATCGCGAAGGACCTCTTCACGGTGTTCCAGGCGAAGGGACTGCTGTCCCCCGAGCCCGCGAAGGCGTACCGCCGCGCGGTGCTGGAGCCGGGCGGCTCGGACGACGCGGCCCGGCTGGTCCATGCCTTCCTGGGGCGTGACTACGACTACACCGCCTATGAGGCCTGGCTGAACAAGGCGGCCTGA